A window of Cottoperca gobio chromosome 16, fCotGob3.1, whole genome shotgun sequence contains these coding sequences:
- the LOC115021283 gene encoding LOW QUALITY PROTEIN: flotillin-1 (The sequence of the model RefSeq protein was modified relative to this genomic sequence to represent the inferred CDS: inserted 1 base in 1 codon; deleted 3 bases in 3 codons; substituted 1 base at 1 genomic stop codon), which produces MFYTCGPNEAMVVSGFFRSPPLMIAGGRXFVLPCIQKIQRIALNTLTLNVKSDKVYTRHGVPISVTGIAQEIYQDRKKFSEQVFKVASSDLCNMGIGVVSYTLKDVHDDQDYLHSLGKARTAQVQKDARIGEAQYKRDSVMREAHAMQEKVSAQYKNEIELAKAQRDYELKKAVYDVEVNTKKAESEMAYQLQVAKTKQRIEEEQMQIQVVERTQQITLQEQEITRKEKELEAKVRKPAEAEKYRLERLAEAHRXPAAHMEAEAEAESIRMKGEAEAFAVGAKGRAVAEQMAKKAEAFEQYKDGAWGQCCLEKLPTGSEDHDGVQVAVQRLGAAKLTGEVMDIMTRLPAAVEKLTGVHISQVIAPLAVCIKKKRRHQYSD; this is translated from the exons ATGTTTTACACATGTGGACCCAATGAAGCCATGGTGGTGTCTG gcTTTTTCCGTTCTCCTCCTCTAATGATTGCTGGAGGAA GGTTTGTCCTCCCATGTATTCAGAAGATCCAGAG AATCGCTCTCAACACCCTGACTCTAAATGTGAAGAGTGACAAAGTCTACACCCGCCATGGCGTCCCTATCTCTGTCACTGGCATTGCACAG gagATCTACCAGGATCGTAAGAAGTTCTCCGAGCAGGTGTTTAAGGTGGCCTCCTCTGACCTGTGCAACATGGGCATTGGTGTAGTCAGCTACACGCTCAAAGACGTTCACGATGATCA ggacTACCTTCACTCTCTGGGTAAAGCGAGAACAGCCCAGGTGCAGAAGGATGCCAGGATCGGAGAGGCTCAGTACAAACGAGATTCTGTGATGAGG GAGGCGCACGCGATGCAGGAGAAGGTTTCGGCTCAGTACAAGAATGAGATTGAG TTGGCAAAAGCCCAGAGAGACTACGAGCTGAAGAAGGCAGTGTATGATGTTGAGGTCAACACCAAGAAGGCGGAGTCAGAAATGGCCTATCAGCTCCAG GTGGCCAAGACCAAGCAGCGCATTGAG GAGGAGCAGATGCAGATTCAGGTGGTGGAGCGGACACAGCAGATTACGCTGCAGGAGCAGGAGATCACCCGCAAGGAGAAGGAGCTGGAGGCCAAAGTCAGGAAGCCTGCAGAGGCAGAGAAGTACCGCCTGGAGAGGCTGGCTGAGGCTCACCGGTGA CCTGCAGCTCATATGGAGGCGGAGGCAGAGGCCGAGTCCATCAGA ATGAAGGGTGAGGCCGAGGCTTTTGCCGTGGGGGCGAAGGGCCGCGCGGTA GCGGAGCAGATGGCCAAGAAAGCGGAGGCCTTCGAGCAGTACAAAGATGGAGCCTGGGGACAATGCTGTCTGGAGAAACTTCCCACTG GCTCAGAAGATCACGATGGTGTCCAAGTGGCGGTGCAGAGGTTGGGAGCAGCCAAACTCACGGGAGAGGTGATGGATATCATGACCAGGCTGCCGGCCGCTGTGGAGAAACTCACCGGAGTCCATATCTCCCAG GTTATTGCCCCGCTGGCCGTGTGCATTAAGAAGAAGAGGCGTCACCAATATTCAGACTAG